From Caulobacter segnis, a single genomic window includes:
- a CDS encoding FkbM family methyltransferase: protein MRAPSPRETPAQASPPSPPPQRRFSFVRRLLSPLLSPVANYARRYLQASVEHELRETRNHLHAVSADLHALSAHLGDLEHRLDLLLSQNARLGAALGQLDARVERDGVALARLPGLFGPRFDELEIKARPLIHYDSESTAIRMRDGYILAPTALPTFVTMLANATSRGLEPGTGDALRRLVQPGMVVADVGANIGLLTLLMAWAAGPSGKVIAFEPEATPRANLEKMKHLNGLSWVEVRDQAVGEKPGRLTFHVSDIIGHSSLYALPEAEEARTVEVEVVRLDDVAPAKRMDVVKIDVEGAELDVLAGMKGLIAKNPDLAIVAEFGPEHLKRVGQTPAQWFKAFADAGFEAYLIDEATSAAEPTNAKAAAKLVSANIAFVRAGGDAERRLLSR from the coding sequence ATGCGCGCTCCGTCACCTCGCGAGACGCCCGCCCAGGCGTCCCCACCGTCGCCGCCGCCGCAACGGCGGTTCAGCTTCGTCCGCCGTCTGCTCAGCCCCCTGCTGTCGCCCGTGGCCAACTACGCCCGCCGCTACTTGCAGGCCAGCGTCGAGCATGAACTGCGCGAGACCCGAAATCACCTCCACGCCGTGTCGGCGGATCTGCACGCCCTGTCGGCCCACCTGGGCGACCTGGAGCACCGGTTGGACCTGCTGCTGAGCCAGAACGCCCGCCTCGGCGCGGCGCTGGGACAGCTGGACGCGCGGGTTGAACGTGACGGCGTCGCCCTGGCCCGCCTGCCCGGCCTGTTCGGTCCCCGCTTCGACGAGCTGGAGATCAAGGCCCGGCCGCTGATCCACTACGACAGCGAGTCGACGGCCATCCGCATGCGCGACGGCTACATCCTGGCCCCGACCGCCCTGCCGACCTTCGTCACCATGCTGGCCAACGCCACCAGCCGGGGCCTGGAGCCCGGCACCGGTGACGCGCTGCGCCGCCTGGTCCAGCCGGGCATGGTGGTCGCCGACGTCGGCGCCAATATCGGCCTGCTCACCTTGCTGATGGCGTGGGCCGCTGGCCCATCGGGCAAGGTCATCGCCTTCGAGCCCGAGGCCACGCCCCGTGCGAACCTGGAGAAGATGAAGCATCTCAACGGCCTGTCCTGGGTCGAGGTGCGCGATCAGGCCGTGGGCGAGAAGCCCGGCCGCCTGACCTTCCACGTCAGCGACATCATCGGCCACAGCTCGCTATACGCCCTGCCCGAGGCCGAGGAGGCCCGCACGGTCGAGGTAGAGGTGGTGCGCCTGGACGACGTCGCCCCGGCCAAGCGGATGGATGTCGTCAAGATCGACGTCGAAGGCGCCGAGCTGGACGTGCTGGCCGGCATGAAGGGCCTGATCGCCAAGAACCCCGACCTGGCCATCGTCGCCGAGTTCGGCCCCGAGCACCTCAAGCGAGTCGGCCAGACCCCGGCCCAGTGGTTCAAGGCCTTCGCCGACGCCGGCTTCGAGGCCTATCTCATCGATGAGGCGACCAGCGCGGCCGAACCGACCAACGCCAAGGCCGCCGCCAAGCTGGTCTCGGCCAACATCGCCTTCGTGCGCGCCGGCGGCGACGCCGAGCGCCGCCTGCTGAGCCGCTAG
- a CDS encoding helix-turn-helix domain-containing protein — protein MYGNPQRRSASDVQDLRREGGRWLKEQREAVGLSQRQLAAKVGADYYTFISQLETGRGRIPPDRYRDWAQALEVSEKTFVRELLRFYDPITYEILFSGD, from the coding sequence ATGTATGGCAATCCACAACGCCGCAGCGCTTCCGACGTCCAGGACCTCCGCCGTGAGGGTGGGCGCTGGCTGAAAGAGCAACGCGAGGCCGTCGGGCTGTCGCAGCGCCAACTGGCCGCCAAGGTCGGCGCCGACTACTATACCTTCATCTCCCAGCTGGAGACGGGTCGGGGCCGCATTCCGCCTGATCGTTACCGTGACTGGGCCCAGGCCCTTGAGGTCTCGGAAAAGACTTTCGTCCGCGAACTGCTCCGCTTCTACGATCCGATCACCTACGAAATCCTGTTCAGCGGCGACTAA
- a CDS encoding tryptophan halogenase family protein, translating to MTQQTIRKVVIAGGGTAGWMAAAALARQLGPLLDITLVESEDIGTVGVGESTIPTARTFNALLGIDEAAFMRATQATFKLGISFEHWGEVGDRYIHSFGQVGKSTWMGGFHHFWMQAREQGFGGELGDYCLELKAAEQNRFYTGENGPLNYAYHLDAGLYGRFLRGMAEADGVRRVEGKIASVRQRGEDGFVEALVMENGDVVEGDLFVDCTGFRGLLIEQTLKAGFEDWGHWLPTNSALAVQTRSTEPAAPYTRAIAHQAGWRWKIPLQHRVGNGLVYCSECLSDDEAHAQLQGEIEGETLIPPRLIRYRTGRRRKTWDKNVVALGLASGFVEPLESTSIHLIMIGVTRLMQLFPFAGVSQAVVDRYNRQADDELEKIRDFIILHYKATERADSPFWDRVRTMEIPDSLAQRIALFRQGAQVYQAPGELFQVDSWLQVLLGQRVTPQAYHHMGRLMPPQQLKQALDDLKRNIAGAVARLPQHQAFLDGYCAPPVSKSA from the coding sequence ATGACCCAGCAGACGATCCGCAAGGTGGTGATCGCGGGCGGCGGCACCGCCGGCTGGATGGCCGCCGCGGCCCTGGCCCGTCAGCTGGGCCCGCTGCTGGACATCACCCTGGTCGAGTCCGAGGACATCGGCACGGTCGGGGTGGGCGAGTCGACCATCCCCACGGCGCGGACCTTCAACGCCCTGCTCGGCATCGACGAAGCCGCGTTCATGCGCGCCACCCAGGCGACCTTCAAGCTGGGCATCTCGTTCGAGCATTGGGGCGAGGTCGGCGACCGCTACATCCACTCGTTCGGCCAGGTCGGAAAATCCACCTGGATGGGCGGTTTCCATCACTTCTGGATGCAGGCCCGCGAGCAGGGCTTCGGCGGCGAGCTGGGCGACTACTGCCTCGAGCTGAAGGCGGCCGAGCAGAACCGGTTCTACACCGGCGAGAACGGTCCGCTGAACTATGCCTATCACCTGGACGCCGGCCTCTACGGCCGCTTCCTGCGCGGCATGGCCGAGGCCGACGGCGTGCGCCGCGTCGAGGGCAAGATCGCCAGCGTGCGCCAGCGCGGCGAGGACGGCTTTGTCGAGGCCTTGGTCATGGAGAACGGCGACGTTGTCGAGGGCGACCTCTTCGTCGACTGCACCGGCTTCCGGGGTCTGCTGATCGAACAGACCTTGAAGGCGGGATTCGAGGATTGGGGCCATTGGCTGCCGACCAACAGCGCGTTGGCCGTCCAGACCCGCTCGACCGAGCCGGCCGCGCCCTACACGCGGGCGATCGCCCACCAGGCTGGCTGGCGCTGGAAGATCCCGCTGCAGCATCGCGTCGGCAACGGCTTGGTCTATTGCAGCGAATGCCTGTCGGACGACGAGGCCCACGCCCAGCTACAGGGCGAGATCGAGGGCGAGACCCTGATCCCGCCACGTCTGATCCGCTATCGCACCGGCCGCCGCCGCAAGACCTGGGACAAGAACGTCGTCGCCCTGGGCCTGGCCAGTGGCTTCGTCGAGCCGCTGGAATCGACCTCGATCCACCTGATCATGATCGGGGTGACGCGACTGATGCAGCTGTTCCCGTTCGCCGGCGTCAGCCAGGCCGTTGTCGACCGCTATAACCGTCAGGCCGATGACGAGTTGGAGAAGATCCGCGACTTCATCATCCTGCACTACAAGGCGACCGAGCGGGCCGACAGCCCGTTCTGGGACCGCGTGCGGACGATGGAGATCCCCGACAGCCTGGCCCAGCGCATCGCGCTGTTCCGCCAGGGCGCCCAGGTCTACCAGGCGCCCGGAGAGCTGTTCCAGGTCGACTCCTGGCTGCAGGTGCTACTGGGCCAGCGCGTGACGCCCCAAGCCTATCACCACATGGGCCGGCTGATGCCGCCGCAGCAGCTGAAGCAGGCGCTGGACGACCTGAAGCGCAACATCGCCGGGGCGGTCGCGCGGCTGCCGCAGCATCAGGCTTTCCTGGACGGCTACTGCGCGCCGCCGGTCAGCAAGAGCGCCTAG
- a CDS encoding type I secretion system permease/ATPase, whose protein sequence is MFNRSGAKPTILDRAVEIMKPAVITAMVFSFFINVLALVSPMYMLQVYDRVLSSRNVSTLVVLTLICVFLFIIYGLLEALRTQVLVRGGLKFDGVARDPIFRAVLESTLTRKGQGGQAFRDMDQVREFLAGGLIAFCDAPWTPVFILVSWMLHPYFGILAIVSCFIIFGLAVMNDRATKNPIQMATAASIAAQNDASSTLRNAEVMKAMGMWGGLQQRWRVRRDEQVAWQAGASDAGGAVMSGIKVFRQVVQTLILGGGAYLAIQGKISAGSMIAGSILVGRALAPIEGAVGQWKNYLGARGAWDRLQGMLREQKNADDHMPLPEPRGVLSAEAASILPPGAQVPTMRQASFRIDAGTAVALVGPSAAGKSSLLRGIVGVWPCSAGVIRLDGYDIKQWDPEKLGRHIGYLPQDIELFQGTVAQNIARFTEYESQEVIEAATLAGVHEMIQGLPMGYDTPIGEGGASLSGGQRQRLALARSVFRMPALLVLDEPNASLDQTGEVALMEAMSRLKAAKRTVVFATHKVNLLTQADYIMVINQGVIADFGERDAMLAKLTGAAPPAAPTPPPVQRVQ, encoded by the coding sequence ATCTTCAACCGCTCCGGCGCGAAGCCCACCATTCTCGATCGCGCGGTCGAGATCATGAAGCCGGCGGTGATCACCGCCATGGTCTTCAGCTTCTTCATCAACGTTCTGGCCCTGGTCAGTCCGATGTACATGCTGCAGGTCTATGACCGCGTGCTCTCCAGCCGGAACGTCTCGACGCTGGTCGTGCTGACCCTGATCTGCGTCTTCCTGTTCATCATCTACGGCCTACTGGAGGCGCTTAGGACCCAGGTTCTGGTGCGCGGCGGCCTGAAGTTCGACGGGGTGGCGCGCGACCCGATCTTCAGGGCGGTGCTGGAATCGACTCTGACCCGCAAGGGCCAGGGCGGCCAGGCGTTCCGTGACATGGACCAGGTGCGCGAGTTTCTGGCCGGCGGGCTGATCGCGTTCTGTGACGCGCCATGGACGCCGGTATTCATCCTGGTCTCCTGGATGTTGCACCCCTATTTCGGCATCCTGGCCATCGTCAGCTGCTTCATCATCTTCGGCCTAGCGGTAATGAACGATCGCGCGACCAAGAACCCGATTCAGATGGCCACCGCGGCCTCGATCGCGGCCCAGAACGACGCCAGTTCCACCCTGCGCAACGCCGAGGTCATGAAGGCCATGGGCATGTGGGGCGGCCTGCAGCAGCGCTGGCGCGTGCGTCGGGATGAGCAGGTGGCCTGGCAGGCCGGCGCCAGCGACGCCGGCGGCGCGGTGATGTCGGGCATCAAGGTGTTCCGCCAGGTCGTCCAGACCCTGATCCTCGGTGGCGGCGCCTATCTGGCCATCCAGGGCAAGATCTCGGCCGGCTCGATGATTGCCGGCTCGATCCTGGTCGGCCGCGCCCTGGCGCCGATCGAGGGCGCCGTGGGCCAGTGGAAGAACTATCTCGGCGCCCGCGGGGCGTGGGATCGCTTGCAAGGCATGCTGCGCGAACAGAAGAACGCCGATGACCACATGCCGCTGCCCGAGCCGCGGGGCGTGCTGTCGGCGGAGGCCGCCTCGATCCTGCCGCCCGGCGCCCAGGTTCCGACCATGCGCCAGGCCAGCTTCCGCATCGACGCCGGCACCGCCGTGGCCCTGGTCGGTCCCAGCGCCGCCGGCAAGTCCTCGCTGCTGCGCGGTATCGTCGGCGTTTGGCCGTGCTCGGCGGGGGTGATCCGCCTGGACGGTTACGACATCAAGCAGTGGGACCCCGAAAAGCTGGGCCGCCACATCGGCTATCTGCCGCAGGACATCGAGCTGTTCCAAGGCACCGTCGCCCAGAATATCGCCCGCTTCACCGAGTACGAGTCGCAGGAAGTCATCGAAGCCGCCACGCTGGCAGGTGTCCACGAGATGATCCAGGGCCTGCCCATGGGCTATGACACCCCGATCGGCGAGGGTGGGGCTTCATTGTCCGGCGGCCAGCGCCAGCGTCTGGCTCTCGCCCGGTCGGTGTTCCGCATGCCGGCTCTGTTGGTGCTGGACGAGCCGAACGCCAGCCTGGACCAGACGGGCGAGGTCGCTCTGATGGAAGCCATGAGCCGCCTGAAGGCGGCCAAGCGTACTGTGGTCTTCGCTACCCACAAGGTGAACCTGCTGACCCAGGCCGACTACATCATGGTCATCAACCAGGGGGTCATCGCCGATTTCGGCGAGCGTGACGCCATGCTGGCGAAGCTCACAGGCGCCGCGCCGCCGGCCGCGCCGACTCCGCCGCCGGTCCAGCGCGTTCAGTAG
- a CDS encoding glycosyltransferase family 4 protein has product MKICWVTPFALRSSIGRVSAAVTEQLAARGHQVEILRCEDQDDPAEPLHPTALPVHHWRRYDLSGLRTAFDVVVVNIGDNYPFHAGVFAVLDAAPCLGIFHDFYIYNLFSGWLHHNGLDYRRHDAEIVATYGPQAEPHAVAVRSGQMLDMGEIAQHLPMTEWLAGRCEAALAHAQFYAPKLEAVVPGPVAVTPLCCPDRATPPGPPKAKTPLTLTTVGVMNPNKRVADVIRAIGGSDALKACAYRLVGPISDDERAALEGVAAEVGFANLVIDGAVDDETLDRRLDEADIMVALRKPVLEGASGSACEGMLSGRPTVVARAGFYGELPDDLVFKIDGEIVIEELREVLERLVADETLRRRTGQAARAWALETLNAARYAEAVDTLAQAQVTSRPLLAVGVRLGHELRGMGLADTDPATARIGATLQTLFAPIEP; this is encoded by the coding sequence ATGAAGATCTGCTGGGTCACGCCCTTCGCCCTGCGCTCGTCGATCGGCCGGGTCAGCGCCGCCGTCACGGAACAGCTGGCCGCGCGCGGTCATCAGGTCGAGATCCTGCGCTGCGAGGATCAGGACGATCCGGCCGAGCCGCTGCATCCAACCGCTCTGCCCGTCCACCACTGGCGACGCTACGATCTTTCAGGGCTGCGGACCGCGTTCGACGTGGTCGTCGTCAATATCGGCGACAACTATCCCTTCCACGCCGGCGTGTTCGCGGTCCTGGACGCCGCCCCGTGCCTGGGGATCTTCCACGACTTCTACATCTACAACCTGTTCTCGGGCTGGCTGCACCACAATGGGCTGGACTATCGCCGGCACGACGCCGAGATCGTCGCGACCTATGGTCCCCAGGCGGAGCCGCATGCCGTCGCCGTCCGTTCGGGCCAGATGCTGGACATGGGCGAGATCGCCCAGCATCTGCCGATGACCGAATGGCTGGCCGGGCGCTGCGAGGCGGCCCTGGCGCACGCCCAGTTCTATGCCCCGAAGCTGGAAGCCGTGGTCCCAGGCCCCGTGGCCGTGACGCCGCTGTGCTGTCCCGATCGCGCGACGCCGCCGGGACCGCCCAAGGCCAAGACCCCGCTGACCCTGACCACGGTCGGGGTGATGAACCCTAACAAGCGCGTCGCCGACGTGATCCGCGCCATCGGCGGTTCGGATGCGCTGAAGGCCTGCGCCTATCGCCTGGTCGGTCCGATCTCGGACGATGAGCGCGCCGCGCTGGAAGGCGTCGCCGCCGAGGTGGGGTTCGCCAACCTCGTCATCGACGGCGCGGTTGACGACGAGACCCTGGATCGTCGCCTGGACGAGGCCGACATCATGGTCGCCCTGCGCAAGCCGGTGCTGGAAGGCGCCTCGGGCTCGGCCTGCGAGGGCATGCTCAGCGGCCGGCCGACCGTGGTGGCGCGCGCCGGCTTCTATGGCGAGTTGCCCGACGATCTGGTGTTCAAGATCGACGGCGAGATCGTGATCGAGGAACTGCGCGAAGTCCTGGAGCGCCTGGTCGCCGACGAGACCCTGCGTCGCCGGACGGGCCAGGCCGCCCGCGCCTGGGCGCTCGAGACCCTGAACGCCGCGCGCTACGCCGAGGCCGTCGATACCCTGGCCCAGGCGCAGGTCACCAGCCGCCCGCTGCTGGCCGTCGGCGTCCGCCTTGGTCATGAGCTCAGGGGCATGGGGCTGGCCGACACCGATCCGGCCACGGCGCGGATCGGCGCGACGCTGCAGACGCTGTTCGCGCCGATCGAGCCCTAG
- a CDS encoding cupin-like domain-containing protein — translation MDHLVDGQHPGADRPQDPQAGGPGMTALVARRTLETTVASPAEIPFDAVLAGQTPMLFKGLVRDWPLVQAGLRSGQAARDYIRAHDQGGRVVGYTGDPAIKGRFFYDETRTAMNFKAERAPLEAFLRRLEEVEGANDAPSVYVGSADLDAYFPSLKAANDLGVGAEVFGPEPPMAGIWIGNRTVAAAHWDMSNNIAVCAVGRRRFTLFPPDQVANLYPGPLEPTPGGQVVSLVDFETPDFDAHPGFREALKNAQVAEMEPGDLLVYPALWWHQVEALEPFNVLVNYWWNAAPAHADTPMNTLLHGLLSLRDRPDFEKQGWKALFDYYVFGPADRAGAHMPEAARGALGPMDEMKARRLRAYLLDRLNR, via the coding sequence CTGGATCATCTCGTCGATGGGCAACATCCAGGAGCTGATCGCCCGCAAGACCCGCAAGCAGGCGGCCCTGGCATGACTGCCCTGGTCGCCCGCCGCACGCTGGAAACCACGGTGGCGTCGCCCGCCGAGATCCCGTTCGACGCGGTGCTGGCCGGCCAGACGCCGATGCTGTTCAAGGGCCTGGTCCGCGACTGGCCGCTGGTCCAGGCGGGGCTTCGCTCGGGCCAGGCGGCTCGCGACTACATCCGCGCCCACGACCAGGGCGGCCGGGTGGTGGGCTACACCGGCGACCCGGCTATCAAGGGCCGCTTCTTCTACGACGAGACCCGCACGGCCATGAACTTCAAGGCCGAGCGCGCGCCGCTGGAAGCCTTCCTGCGCCGCCTCGAAGAGGTCGAGGGCGCCAACGACGCGCCGTCGGTCTATGTCGGCTCCGCGGATCTCGACGCCTATTTCCCCAGCCTGAAGGCGGCCAACGACCTGGGTGTCGGGGCCGAGGTGTTCGGTCCCGAGCCGCCGATGGCCGGGATCTGGATCGGCAATCGCACCGTCGCGGCCGCCCACTGGGACATGTCCAACAACATCGCCGTCTGCGCCGTGGGCCGGCGGCGCTTCACCCTGTTCCCGCCGGACCAGGTGGCCAATCTCTATCCCGGTCCGCTGGAGCCGACGCCCGGCGGCCAGGTGGTCAGCCTGGTCGATTTCGAGACGCCCGACTTCGACGCTCACCCCGGTTTCCGCGAGGCGCTGAAGAACGCTCAAGTGGCCGAGATGGAGCCTGGCGACCTGCTGGTCTACCCGGCCCTGTGGTGGCATCAGGTCGAGGCGCTGGAGCCGTTCAACGTGCTGGTGAACTACTGGTGGAACGCCGCGCCGGCCCATGCCGACACGCCGATGAACACCCTGCTACACGGCCTGCTCAGCCTGCGCGACCGGCCCGACTTCGAGAAGCAGGGCTGGAAGGCGCTGTTCGACTACTACGTGTTCGGCCCGGCCGATCGCGCCGGAGCGCACATGCCCGAGGCGGCGCGTGGCGCGCTGGGACCGATGGACGAAATGAAAGCCAGGCGGCTGCGGGCCTATCTGCTCGACCGGCTGAATCGATAG